A single genomic interval of Desulfonatronum sp. SC1 harbors:
- a CDS encoding efflux RND transporter periplasmic adaptor subunit, translating into MNWRKRILILLAVVAGAVLLALGFRPSPILVDTEQVSRGRVEIVVEEEGRTRVRDRYVISAPLAAQVRRITWEVGDEAQAGEVVAVLGALPATTLDVRAEAEARARIRAAEAVMTMAEAELDAAASLADRTASELARLRRLAGQEVISHSELEQAETEADRAEAMKRSALFRVRTAEFDLEAAETALRYSGRDREDAEGLVELRAPVSGRVLHRFFQSARVVQPGESILEIGDPAALEVEVDVLSSDAVRLEPEMRVLLERWGSPEPLEGRVRRVEPVGFTKVSALGVEEQRVLVVVDLTSPPEQWIRLGHGYRVNARFLLWEAEDVLRVPTSALFRHGDGWAVFTVRDDRARMRIVEPGQRGGYWTRIISGIEEGETVVVHPDRGLHDGARVRLRGNGGG; encoded by the coding sequence ATGAACTGGCGCAAGCGCATCCTGATTCTTCTGGCGGTGGTCGCCGGGGCCGTGCTTCTGGCCCTGGGCTTTCGTCCCTCACCCATCCTGGTGGACACGGAACAGGTTTCCCGGGGGCGGGTGGAAATCGTGGTGGAAGAAGAAGGGCGGACCAGGGTCAGGGACCGGTACGTGATTTCCGCGCCTTTGGCGGCCCAGGTTCGCCGGATCACCTGGGAAGTGGGGGACGAGGCGCAAGCCGGCGAGGTGGTCGCCGTGCTCGGGGCCCTGCCCGCGACGACCCTGGACGTTCGGGCCGAGGCCGAAGCCCGGGCCAGAATCCGGGCCGCCGAAGCCGTGATGACCATGGCCGAGGCGGAATTGGACGCGGCCGCCTCCTTGGCTGATCGCACCGCGAGCGAATTGGCGCGGTTGCGACGGTTGGCCGGGCAGGAAGTGATTTCCCACAGCGAGCTGGAACAGGCTGAGACCGAGGCCGACCGGGCCGAGGCCATGAAACGCTCGGCCCTGTTCAGGGTGCGCACGGCAGAGTTCGACCTGGAGGCGGCGGAAACGGCACTGCGGTATTCCGGTCGCGACCGGGAAGACGCGGAAGGGCTGGTGGAGCTGCGGGCTCCGGTTTCCGGTCGGGTGCTGCACCGGTTCTTTCAAAGCGCCCGGGTGGTTCAGCCGGGAGAATCGATCCTGGAGATCGGGGATCCGGCCGCGCTGGAAGTGGAGGTGGACGTGCTGTCCTCGGATGCCGTGCGCTTGGAGCCGGAGATGCGGGTCCTGCTGGAGCGGTGGGGCAGTCCCGAACCGTTGGAAGGCCGGGTGCGCCGGGTGGAACCGGTGGGCTTCACCAAGGTTTCGGCTCTGGGCGTGGAGGAGCAGCGGGTGCTGGTCGTCGTGGACCTGACTTCGCCACCGGAGCAGTGGATCAGACTGGGCCACGGGTACCGGGTCAACGCCCGGTTCCTGCTCTGGGAGGCCGAAGATGTGCTCCGGGTGCCGACCAGCGCCTTGTTTCGCCATGGCGACGGTTGGGCCGTGTTTACGGTCCGGGACGACCGGGCCCGGATGCGGATCGTGGAGCCGGGCCAACGCGGAGGCTATTGGACGCGGATCATCTCCGGAATCGAGGAAGGCGAAACCGTGGTCGTCCATCCGGACCGCGGGCTTCATGACGGTGCCCGGGTCCGTTTACGCGGCAATGGTGGCGGATGA